Within Theileria orientalis strain Shintoku DNA, chromosome 4, complete genome, the genomic segment AAACTATGAGATAGAATCATGGTAAGCACAGATATAAAGCACACATGAGCTATAAAACATTATCATTAGGTGCCACCACGGGTTTGCTAACCATAGCGAAGGCATCCTTTTTTGGGGACTCTTGCAGTCAAGGAGCGGCCCCTGCGGTGTGCTGGCCTCAGTGCAGAGTTATATGATTCGCAGCATCCTTTTCAACTACTCCTTCTACGGAGAGCTGTCCTTTATGCTTCAGAACAAGTCCGCAGAGGAGGTTCTGATGGCATTAAATGACATGTTTTTCAACTATATTTCGATGAAGATACCGGAATTTCCGAGAGGTGATTGCATAAACCTTCATCCATTTTTAGAATTTTTGTACACTATTCCGCTGGTAGAATCTCTATGTAATATACTGTACAATGTTGCGCCGAAGTCTGTGTATAACATAATACTGTATGATAAACTAAAGGTAACTTTGAACCGTTTTACACCTCTCTAGGATAATTATGACCCCTTCGATTCACTACTGCTTGAATCGACGTACACCTATCGGACTTTTGACAACATAAACTCGGTCGCAAATTATCTCTTCAACAACCTTGACAAAGTCACCGGGAAACTCGGTGTTATTTCCTTTGTAGTGTCCGTCGTATGTACCAGGACCCTGGAAAAGGTACGTCTTACTTACACTGAAGATACACTCACAACGCAATAGGTTAAGGATGATATGGATGACCCATCACACCCGTTAATCGGGCCTTATGGGCACTGCTCTCAGGTACTTTGGCCTTACATTTAAGCGTACATAGGAACTGGTTAACCTTCTGTTGCACGGGAGGGCCGTTTCCAACGTCTTCAACGGAGATAAAGTCATTGACGACAACTCGAGTGCTTCCTTGACTCTCAAGGGCATTGGTTTTCAGAACACGCTGGGATTTCTCACTGACCTTGAGGCCATGAGGCTCTACAAAGTCGGCTCTTTCTACAAAAATCCTCTGGTTCCCATCTGGGTCATAAGCAGCCACAATCACTACTCTGTGCTATTTGGACTTGATGGCTCGGCCTGTTCCCTCTCACAGTCCGATATGATTGAGCAGGTAAactttattatattcaccTCAACGCCATAAACCGTTTAGAATCTTACCGAAGCTTGGAGTAAAATTGACACGCAGGACAACAAGTACATCGAAGTCAACTCCCTTGGCTCTCTTTTGGGCATGCTTGGTTCgttttacttaattttactttgaACTTAGGCATTAGAAACTTACTAAGGGACGCCATGAACTCAATTGAAATTGTTTCTGGACTCGTTCTTTGGACCAACATGCTTGCCTGGTACAGCTCAGTGGTTGCAGAAAGGACTCGtaagttatttttactaacACTCACTAgtacatttatattagaCCTATCCGTATACtcatataatacatatctATCCGTATACTCATATAATACGCACCTATCCGTATACTCATACAATACACACCTATCAGTGGCACCTATTAATATTCATGAACTTacactattttacagagACTAAAAGCGGCGTTTCGAATACTTTAACTCTCTTCCACTACGATGGAAACGAGAAGAAAACTCCTCTGCACAAAGTCACCGTTGAGAACGACCACGTCTTCGTGGCCGATCCTTTCAACGGCGTCGATGCTAACATTGTTGGCACTGTCGATGACTCCTACACGAACATTGGCAGGATCGTCTGGACCCGGTGGCCTCGCACCAGCGTCAAGTGCTCCGTGGTCCCGACCGACTAGCCTACCCTGTATAATATGTTATGGTGTTTATTCCGTTTTTGCTGTACGTCTTCCCCGCGCTCAGCTTAGCGCTGAACGAGTCCTCCACGTACACCTTGTCTATGAACGACGGCATCATCAGTGCTCCTTTGGCCCCCTCTTGAAAGTACTTTTTCTTCACCCTCGCGAGTGACTTAACTAGCTTTAGGTACCTATTTGCACTCAAtttattcttctttccGCTTTTATCTTTCCCATATTCCTTTtctaattttgtttttggtCCTTCATCCTTTCCGTTTGAATCACCCCCGTCCCCAAGTGAGTCGACGGCCTTTATGGCTTCACTATCGTCGCCGTTGCTACTGTGGTTACAGCTGGGTTCTTTCATTTGCGGCAGCTGTGCTATCATATACTCCCACTCTCTGCCTCCACTAGCGGCTCTCGCATCCTTTATTCCATCCTTTAAGTAGTCCGCCTGATTGAACGACATCAACTCCAGTACTCCTGCCTTTTCTGATGACTTTAGCGACGCTTCAACCTTTTCCCAATCCCTTTCGATTCCGATGAAACTACCACTAAGTTGACTCCACTCTTTCGAGCCTTGTCTGGCCTTCTTCCCGTTTGTGTACGTTATCAGCGACTTATATGCGATATCGTCGTGTATTGGCATTTTTTTCAGTGCgaatttagttttaagGTACCCTGGAGGTATTCTTGCTGCCCATAGAGCAGACTCGATAAGAAACACTCCGCAGCCCGAAAACAAATCCACTATTCGAGGCCTCTTGAAATCCTCTATTTGTTGCGATTCTATCGAGTCCGCAGCTGTATTCAACCCCAATTTATCACCAGGATTATCTTCATCATCGTTATAGTCAGCTGAAGCCTTTTCTTTGCAGTGGTCTTCATACTCCTCTATGCTATACGCTGTGTCTGAAAATGATGTGTAACCCAGGTCGTACAAAATCGAGCATGCCATCGTAGGGTCTATGTCCGCTATGTTAGGCTTATATCTGTATCCTCTACTCGATAGCGGCGATCCTGTTGCGTCCACCATGACTGTTGCTGTGCAATTCTCATCGATGTCGAGCTCCAACTTAACCTCAGGGTTCTTCAGTTCAACCCTGGGTGCCTCCAGATTAAGGTTacttataaaataattttttattccgTCCTTGGCCAATTGGCACGCGTATAATTTCGAGtttatgtacttgttgGATTCCAGTGAACCACAATTTACCAAGTATGAGTTAGACGGTGACAGAAAGCTGTTCCATTGGATGCTTTCACAGCTCTTAAACACATTCTTTTTATCTGACAGTTGAATCCTTCCGACTTCaatgtacacatttgacGCTAGTCTGCGATTTGtcaataatgtgtatgagtATGTGTTCGTACCTGGAGAAGtgtgataaaaaatacacatgCTTTAAGTCGCAATCAAGCacctttattttacattttgaTCTAATTAGTGAATTTCTTTCAATTCCAAACGATTGAAGTTCGTTAAATAGGTTATGTTCTATTCCTCTTAAACATTTAAGAAtcacattaaatttaaaattaaagtagCTAACGGTCATTaaactttatatttacaaacacaattaataaattacacatcGAAAATCATAgattttcaatttatactacaaaatataaaaatatattatattctttttactGTGTGGGAAGGAATCtcattaattatatattaatttgttttattatgaAGCTTTCATTGAGTAAAAGCTTGTTTACAAAATCTTCTACTCAACCATTAgctaatgataaatattcaATTAGAGTACTTTATAAGTTAGAATCTTCAGATTCTGAAGATGTTTGGATTTGTTCATATAGGAATCATTCCAATTTGACACACaaatgtaatttttatacaatttatttattcttaactataatatttagattTTGACTCTAATTTTACTG encodes:
- a CDS encoding methylase translates to MTVSYFNFKFNVILKCLRGIEHNLFNELQSFGIERNSLIRSKCKIKVLDCDLKHVYFLSHFSRLASNVYIEVGRIQLSDKKNVFKSCESIQWNSFLSPSNSYLVNCGSLESNKYINSKLYACQLAKDGIKNYFISNLNLEAPRVELKNPEVKLELDIDENCTATVMVDATGSPLSSRGYRYKPNIADIDPTMACSILYDLGYTSFSDTAYSIEEYEDHCKEKASADYNDDEDNPGDKLGLNTAADSIESQQIEDFKRPRIVDLFSGCGVFLIESALWAARIPPGYLKTKFALKKMPIHDDIAYKSLITYTNGKKARQGSKEWSQLSGSFIGIERDWEKVEASLKSSEKAGVLELMSFNQADYLKDGIKDARAASGGREWEYMIAQLPQMKEPSCNHSSNGDDSEAIKAVDSLGDGGDSNGKDEGPKTKLEKEYGKDKSGKKNKLSANRYLKLVKSLARVKKKYFQEGAKGALMMPSFIDKVYVEDSFSAKLSAGKTYSKNGINTITYYTGLVGRDHGALDAGARPPGPDDPANVRVGVIDSANNVSIDAVERIGHEDVVVLNGDFVQRSFLLVSIVVEES